A single Ziziphus jujuba cultivar Dongzao chromosome 11, ASM3175591v1 DNA region contains:
- the LOC107433026 gene encoding probable ADP-ribosylation factor GTPase-activating protein AGD14, giving the protein MLLPLLIISQQLLQIQRRRSSGSSGSIDSNFVSLKAFDSGGLIDTTSEPELAAGLFQEEFPFPQSSDSLDLSKTPYTPEIVTAVASSIDLFQLPIASSPPSTDLFQLPIASSSAQTVDLFHPYVVSSASSMVVKQPSPTVSTSSLDFFAGYAQPQSIATSGEKLQEVSEPKMIDRPHSSPSIPGTPNVNPTNVASVDGGSFGKFDLLSSPASISATGNDNPRNVPSVDGVTVGKFDPFSSLGTST; this is encoded by the coding sequence ATGCTGCTCCCGTTATTAATCATCTCACAACAATTGCTCCAAATTCAAAGAAGAAGATCTTCAGGAAGTTCTGGATCAATAGATAGCAACTTTGTGTCTCTAAAGGCATTTGATTCAGGAGGATTAATAGATACTACATCAGAACCTGAACTAGCTGCTGGGCTTTTCCAAGAAGAATTTCCATTTCCTCAAAGTTCTGATAGCTTGGACCTTTCCAAAACCCCATATACACCTGAAATAGTTACTGCTGTAGCATCATCAATTGATTTGTTTCAGTTGCCTATTGCATCATCGCCTCCATCTACAGATTTGTTTCAATTGCCTATAGCTTCATCATCTGCTCAAACTGTAGATTTGTTTCATCCATATGTAGTGTCTTCTGCTTCATCTATGGTTGTAAAACAACCTTCACCAACTGTTTCAACTTCTTCATTAGACTTCTTTGCTGGTTATGCTCAGCCACAGTCAATTGCAACCTCTGGTGAAAAACTGCAAGAGGTTTCTGAGCCAAAAATGATCGATAGGCCTCATTCCTCGCCATCTATTCCGGGAACTCCAAATGTTAACCCCACAAATGTTGCTTCTGTAGATGGTGGTTCTTTCGGAAAATTTGATCTATTATCATCTCCAGCATCTATTTCGGCCACTGGAAATGACAACCCTAGGAATGTACCTTCTGTAGATGGTGTTACTGTTGGAAAATTTGATCCATTTTCATCCTTGGGTACAAGCACTTAG